The Salegentibacter sp. Hel_I_6 region ATAGTTTTTTCATCTGTGGTTATTTTATTATGAAATTTCAGATGGAACCTCCAGTTTGGAACTATCCAGTTTTAAGTGAACAGTTCCAAAGTCTATCAGTTTCATATTTTATTTAAGAGCATTTATAATCAGCATTGAGTCTATAGAAAACCAAAGTCATCTACATAGAAAACATACTGTGCTTTTCCGGTATTAGAAGATTCCTGGAAATCTATCCTGTTTATTACTGCGGGAGCTCCTCCATTAGGAAAGAAATCTGCCAATGGAATAACAACTTTAGTCCATTCTCCGGGAATAAGTTCTACTGTTACCTGGCCTGCAAAATCGTTTATAGCGATGTTTACGGTTTCCCCGGGATCTCCTGTTCCATATAAAGAAACAGTTATATCGCTATATTCATTGAACGGAATATTTGGAGCCAGGAATGTTAATCCAGACCAGGCTTCTCTAACACTCTTAATGGAATATTGACCTAAGGCCTGCTCGGTAGATTGTACATCAAAAGTACCGCCCCATTGGCTCATTTCCCAATCTGGGTTAAGCTCGTCTATATAAATGGAATAGCTAAAGCCATAAGAATCTGATTGGGCAGAAGCACCTCTGGAAGTTTCCAGGTGTATAAATGCTTGCTCAATTCCATCAGGAACTGCTACTGTAACTTCGGTTTCGTTCACCGATAGAATTTCGGCTTCCCGCTCTACTAGTGTTCCTTCTTCCTCGCTACCCGATGCGAATATTACTGCTGATGTTTCTGTAAAATCCCCTCCAATAAGAGTTACTGTTTTTTCACCGGCTTCAGTAGTACTTTCAGTAAAATCTGTAATCGTTAATAATGAGAAATCATATTCTGTAGTACCACTAAGGTTTTCTACCAACATAATGTTATCCTGCCCAACATAAGGAGCTGTCTCTGGAATTGTAACAAAAGCCAATTCATCTGTGCCCAGGGCCGGATTGAAACTTGCTCGTTCCCCATTAAAATATATACCTATTATAGAACTTAGGTTTTCACCTCTTATAATATAGGTGTTTTCTAAAGTACCTTGTGTTACGGGAACATCTTCTCTTGCTTCGCTAACACTGGTAATTACTGGTGGCGCATTGCCTCCTTCAGTTTCTTCAACATCAAACTCACTATCGCAAGAGACTGTAAAGATTGCTGAGAATACCAGCAAAAGCAGACCGAGACGGTTTTTTAAATTAATTTGTAGATTTTTCATAATATTTTTATTGAAAATTTTATTATTCCTCATCAAAATCATAAGGTACCGGTGCCTCTAGTAAAGCCGGGTTGTTTTGTGTTTCGTTACTTGGGTAAGGAAACAATAGATCATCCATATTTGGGGTGAAAGTTTCAGACGCTACAGTAGGAGGTGTGGTATCGTTATTAAAAGTTCCTCGTTCTGTTTGTGCTAAGAAATTTATCGCGAAATCTGGCCCGCGTCTTACCACATCATACCAGAATTCGAACTCAAAAGCTAATTCGATTCTGCGTTCCTGGAAGACATCATCTATTGTAGGGTTTTCTATATTTTCAAGCCCCGCTCTTCTTCTAACCTTGTTAAAAGATTCTGTCCCTTCTGCAACTGAACCGCCTCCCATAAGGGCTGCTTCAGCGTGAATAAGCAAAAGTTCTGCATACCTTAGAATATAGGTGTTGTTGGGGTAGCTTTGCATTCCGCCGCCGCCATTAGAGGCTGCGTTACCTACTACATATTTTTTAATCCCGACATTGGTTCCCTGGTGGTTTACATTTTCTGAAACCGTATAACCATCGTTAAGATCTGGATATACAGCACCTGGGTCCATAATTGTGGCATAATAACGTAGATCTTCTTCCTTATCTTCATAAGCTTCTTGTAAATCTAAAGAAGGTCCAATGGCTGAATATCCATCTGAAAATCCAGTAATACCTGCCTGGGCAAAAAGTGATTGTAACCCATTTCCTTCTGCATATTGTCCGGAAGTACTCCACTGTAATGCAAAAATAGATTCTGGGTTATTATCATTTTCGGTTAAGAAAAGATCGTAATAACTACCTGAAGGATCGCCATCTTCAGCATCGCCACCATAAAGTTTAAATTCTCCTGAATTAATAACTTCATCTGCCAGTCTATATGCTTCTGAGTAATTCTCTTCGTAAAGATAGATTTTCGCCAGCATGGCTTTTGCTGAACCACTGGAAACCCTTGCGTTCTCTTCATAATTTGACCCCCTGGTATTATCGTCCAGGTTTTCCATAGCAAACATCAAATCCCTTTTTATAAATTCATATACATCTTCCTCGGGGTTTCTTGGAACTACAGGCTCTAATACATACTCTGTGTTATCTGCAATAATTGGAACAGAACCAAAGATTCTAACTAAATAGAAGTATGCGGTAGCCCGAACAAATCTTGCTTCTCCAATGGCATTGTTGGTTACCTCCACAGAAACGTCTTCCCCTACAGCTGTGGGTAGTGTATTTATAAGACTGTTAGATTGCGCTATTACTGCATATAAAGATTCCCAGGCCTGTGTTAAAGTACCATGCTCACCGGTAATGGCAAAATTACCAAAATCTGCATTTCGTGGATCCCAGGTTCTTCCATTACCCGAACTTAATTCTCCAATCCCCCAGGCTACGTTACTAATAAAATTGAACCAGGGTTTGGAATATAGGTGGTTGGTTGAAGATATTACCTGATCGTCTGTTTTATAGAAATCTGCTACACTGTAAGAATCTTCTGGCGGCCTTTCTAAAAATTCTTCACTACAAGAAGGGAAAAATAAAAGTAATGCTGCTATCGCTATAATTTTAGCGTTATTTAGTTTCTTCATCATCATATTTTTTATAGTTCAACATTAAGTCCCAGGGTAAAAGTTCTCGGAGAAGGATAGCGTCCATTGTCCAAGCCCATTAATAAGGCATTTTGATTATAAGATCCTACTTCAGGGTCGTAACCTGAGTAGTTGGTAAAGGTGTACAGGTTTTGAACACTACCATAAATTTTTAGTTTATTCAAACCTATTCTTCCTGATAGATCATTAGAAAAGGTATATCCTAGAGTAACATTCTGAATTCTTAAATAAGATCCGTCTTCAATATATCTGTCTGAAATATTAATGTTTGGAGTATCATTTCTTGCCAGCCTCGGGGCTGATGCATCTGGATTATCAACCGACCAGTAATCTAATACTGAAGGGGACTGATTAACGTAATAAGCATTAGCGGCCGTTAGGGTTCGGTTTACGGCGTTGAAAACATCATTTCCATAAGATCCTTGTAGAAATGTAGAAAGATCGAAATTCTTATAACTTACAGAGTTTTGAAATCCAAAAGTAAAATCAGGATGAGGGTTTCCAATTACAGTTCTATCATCATTGTCTATTACTCCGTCGTTATTTATATCGCGGTACTTTATATCTCCAAGCCAGGTTGTGCTAAACAGTGCATCTTCAAACGGTCTTCCAAATTGAACCGCTGCACCCTCGAAATCTGAAGTAGTTCTAAAAAGTCCTTCTACCTGATATCCGTAGAACATTCCCACAGGGTCTCCCACTCTTGTTAAGGTAATGTTTTGATTTGAATCATTTAGGCTTATATCTCCATTAATGGTTAAGTCGCCCAAAAGTTCTGTAACTTCATTCTTATATCTTGATAATGTAAGAGTAGAACTAAAGTTAACATCAGAGTTTCCTAGGGTTTTATAAGATAAAGTAAGATCTACCCCTCTATTTACCATTTCGCCCAGGTTTACCCAGGGAGCCGTAATTGCTCCGGGAGAATTTCCTCCGGTAACAAAATCGGTCACGGCAAGTTGGTATAAGAAGTCTTTAGATACTTTATTATAAACTTCTACAGTAGTACTAAGTCGGTTTTCAAACATAGTGAAATCCAGACCTAAGTTGGTTTGTGTAGATGACTCCCAGGTTAAATCGGGATTTCCGAAATTAGCATATTCGAAGCCAGTTCCCATTCCTGTATTAATGGTATTTAAACTAACTCCGTAAGCGAAGTTTGGAATTGCCTGATTACCAACTTCACCATAACCACCGTATAGTTTAACATTCTCAATAGCCTCTACATCGCTCATAAAAGCTTCGTTGGATAGTCTCCACGCAGCTGAAATAGAGGGAAAATATCCCCACTTATTACCTTCTGCAAATTTTGAAGAACCATCTGCACGAATAGAAGCTGTTACATTATACCTATTATCGAAAGAATAAATAGCCCTACCAAAATAAGATTCGAGAGCATTACTACCCTGATATTGATCGGTGAAATCGTTAGCGTTACCTGTACCCAAAATAGGGACATCATTTCCTACAAAATTACCATCCTGGGCAATTACTCCTTCCCAGGTAGATTGCTGCACTTCCTGACCTACCAGTGCAGTAAGATCGTGCTTATCACCAAAGGTATTATTATAGGTCAAAAGGTTTTTGATTACCCAAAAATCATTGCTTTCCCTTCTTACATTAAGAATGTTTTCTCCACGATTAATAGCTCCATAGCTAAAGGTCGGTTGAAAGCGGTCACTTTGGTTATATCCAAAATCGCCACCAAATTCAGATCTAAAACTTAGGTTTTCGTGAAGTGTGAATTCCGCAAATAAATTACCAAAAAGTCTGTTTCGGGTAAGGGTGTTATCAATATTTAAAGCTTCAGCGATAGGGTTTCTAATGGCAAAAGCGATTTCCTGCGGGGTTTGTGGCCCTGCAAAAGAACCATCGGCATTATAAACGGCCGTAGCAGGATTATTCAAAAGCGATAGTGATATTAACCCATTACTGGCATTGTTAAGTGTAATTTGATCGTTGGTTCTACTTCCGGTTAAAGTTACTCCGGTTTTAACCCAGTCATTAATTTTAGCATTAATGTTGGCCCTTACTGTTGCCCGATCAAATCCGGAACCAATTACAGTACCTTCCTGATCTGTATAAGAAGCTGAAATAAAATAATTTATATCCTCACTTGCTCCCGAAAAGGAAAGCTCATGGTTCTGCTGCATTGCATCATCAAAAATTTGTGCCTGCCAATCTGTACCAGGCCCTAGGAGACTTGGATTTAGAAATTCAATTTGCTCATCCAATCCATAAATTTCTCCGATGGTATTTTGAAGTTGAGCATACTGCTGCAGATTCATAACATCTATTTTATTGGTAGGACGTTGGATAGCCGCATAGGTATTGTAGGTTAGTTTTGCTTTTCCTTTTTTACCTTTTTTAGTAGTAATTATTACTACCCCATTGGAACCCCTCGAACCATAGATTGCAGTTGCAGAAGCATCTTTCAAAATATCTATAGATTCTATATCATTTGGGTTTATGGAAGAGAGCGGGCTAACGTCTGTAGATCCACTACCTGCTCCAATACCTCCATCTGCAACCGAGCGGCCACTTGTTGAAATGTTTTGGGAATCTCCGGAAATTGGAACTCCATCTATAATGTAAAGAGGTTCGCCGGAACCTGTAATAGTGTTCACCCCTCTTATTTTTACTGAAACTGCACTACCTGGCTGGCCTGAGTTTTTAGTAACCATTACCCCTGCAGCACGACCCTGCATAAGTTGGTCTACACTTACTTGCGGAATATTTTCTATAGCCTCGGCATCTATTCTAGATACAGAACCGCTTATATTCTCACGAAGTTGAGAGCCGTAACCTATTACTACCACCTCATCAAGACTGGAAGCATCTTCGGAAAGCGTGACACTTAAATTTTCACCACCGCTTACTTCAACTTCCTGGGTAGCAAAACCTACAAAACTGAATACCAATATTGCATTTTCTCCAGTGGTTATTTCAAAATTGCCATCAAAATCTGAGGTAGTGCCATTGCTGGTGTTTTTTTCTATGACGTTTACGCCCAAAAGTGGCATGCCGTTCTCGTCGGTAATTGTACCGGTAACTGTTTCCTGTGCCTGGCTAAGCTGCGCGGCAGAGCAAAACAGCAAAACCAGTAAAATTTTGCTATAGCTCCATAAACTATAGCAGGAATTAAGTAAAAGTTTGTACATAAATACTAATTTGAATATGATTTTAACAATTAAGGTTTTAGTAATTTTTAAATACTCCTGTTGCAGTATTTAAAATAATAAGCCTAAAATCTAACATATTCAAAATTACACTATAGGTTAAGAAAGTGTTAATAGTATTTTATCATTTAATGATAATATTTTTTCCGTTTATGATTTACATTTATTAATCAGAAAATTATAAGTCAGACTTATTGAGATTTAGGTAGATAAAGCAATACAATTTTGTGAGATTTCTAGTTTTTTAGGCTTGTAAATAAAACCTAACTGTAGAAATTACAATCTAATACTTTAATTTTTCTTTGATGAAGTTCTTAAAATAGACTTAATAAATAAGCCCGATTCTGAGATATTTTTATGTTCTTTTAGTCCTGATGGCAGCGTACCGGGTAATAGGGCTGCCGAAGCTTCGTCTTTATCGGCTATAGACCAGTTGCACCAGGAAAGATTGTGTGTATCCATAAATCTCATCCATTCTTGCGTTTCTTCTTTATAAACCTTTCCGTCACCATCGGCTTCTGTAGTTCCAAATTCGGTAACAAAAATTGGAAGCCCTGCGTTTATCGCCTCTTCTGCTTTATGCATAAGTCCTTCCTGATGTGTGCCCGCATAAAAATGAAGGCCATATGCAATATTTTGTTTCTTTATTGGATTTTTTGCTGCCTCCTCTACATCCTGGGACCAGTTAGGCATTCCGCAAACAATAATATTATCGGTATCAAATTTTCTAATTTCTGCTATAATTTCTTCGTGATAGGGTTTTAAAACCTCATCCCAGGAAACGTCTAATGGCTCATTGTAGGTTTCATAGATAAGGTTTGGATAATCACCATACTTTTTAGCTACCTCAGCAAAGAATTTTTTAGCCTCTGCGGTATGTTCTTCAGCATTATGATCGTGCCAATCTACAATAACATATATGCCATTGGCAATAGCTGCATCTATCACGTTAAATATTTTTTCCTTTTCAATTTCGGGATTTTCCAGATATCCGCCATGCTCTATCCCCATTGCGGCACGTACCACGGTGACATTCCAATCCGCTTTCAAAATATCTATACTTATAGAATTATAATATTGCGGTTGCCACTGGCTCCAAAATAACGACATACCTTTTAACTGGACAGGTTCACCTTGTTCATTCAAAAGCTTTGTGCCCTCAATTGAGAGTTGCCCGTTTTGTGCCACAGCTGAGTTTGAAGATTGCGCAGCAATTTCCAGGCAAGAAAAAAGTAATATTACAAGAAAGCCAAATGATCTGTAAAAATATTTCATAGTTTGATTGTTTTATAGTACTCGTTTAATCCCGCTAAATTCATCACGATATTGACTAGGGGTGCAATTTTTACTCTTTTTAAAAACCCGGTTGAAATTGGCAATATTATTAAAGCCACATTTAAAAGCGATCTCTGCAATGCTTAGATCTTTTTCTATTAACCAGCGCGCCGCATAACCAATTCTGGTATCATTGATATATTCAATAAAGGTTTTTCCGGTTCTCTTTTTTATAAAACGGTTAAATGAAACCTGGCTCATATTAACGAGTTCAGAAATCTCAGCCAGGGAAATTTTATTATGATAATTTTCCTGGACGTAATCGTAAATTATCCTTATTTGATCGCTGTTTTCAAAATCTTTATTGTTCGAAGTGTAAGTTGATAATAGGCGCTGATTCCTGGAAGTAGCAAGATCATGCAAAATAGAAATTAACTCCAGAAAGTAATCTATACTATCTATTTTGGAGAGTTTAAGAAGCTTGGGTTTTATTTCAGTAGAGATTTTCTCTGAAAATAGAATGCCATGTGCAGAACGCTCAAACATATCTTTTATAGGTTTCATAATTCTGCGACTAAGTAATCTCGTATCAAAAAGATCGTCATGAAACTGTATGGTGATCTCGTGTATCTTATCGCTCTTACAATTATGTAACTGCCACCCGTGCTGAATATTGGGTCCTACCAAAACCAGTTCTAAATCACTTATTTCTTCCATACTATCTCCAACCACCCGTCTTACTCCTTTGCCGTTTAGGACGAAATTGAGTTCATATTCCGGATGAAAATGAATTGGAAAATCAAAATCGTTTTTAATTCGGTCAAAAACTAGGAAACTGTCTTCAGGAGCTAAAGGTGTGATTTCGCGATGTATATCTTTATTCATAATAAAAGGACTTTCGGAATAGAGAAAATTTCATCAATAAATGACAAAATCATATTAAGTTAATAAATTGAAGCGTATTATTTTTGGAATTCCTTAACAACTGACTACTTAAAAAATGCAATCACTAATTGGATGGGTTAAATATAAAATAAGATTTAGTAAATCCTAAATCATTTAATCAGATCTATAGTATTAAATAATCTTTTCAATGAATAAATTAATCAAAATCCTGACATTGCTAGTTTTCGGTTTATCTATTTTTTCGTGTAAAACAGCCAAGGATATTGATTTTGATAAAATTCAGCTTGCAGATAAACAAGCCACCAAAGAGACAAAAATCTTATATCAAAGAATCCAGGATATCGCTAAAGAGGGGATCGCTTTTGGGCATGAAGATGCAACAGCCTATGGGGTAAACTGGAAAGATGATGGTAAAAAGATGAATAGTGATGTAAAGAAAATTACCGGAAAATTCCCGGCTGTTCACGGTTTCGATCTTGGACATATAGAATTAGGTCGATCTACAAATCTTGATACGGTTTCTTTTGATCTCATGCGAAGGCATATAAAAAAAATAAATAGAAAAGGGGGTGTTATTACAATGAGTTGGCATCTTGATAATCCGGTAACCGGTGGTGATTCGTGGGATACAGCAACTGCCGTATCTCAAATTCTGAAAAACGGCGGGGAACGTGAAAAATTTGAATTATGGATAAAGCAGCTTTCAAATTTTTTTAAGTCACTAAAAGATGAGAAGGGGAATTACATCCCTGTAGTTTTTAGACCATATCACGAAATGAACGGCAGCTGGTTTTGGTGGGGAGAAGGTATTGTAAGTAATGAAGATTATAAAAACTTGTGGCGGGAAACTATTGCATTGCTTCAGGAAAATCAGGTGCACAATTTACTTTATGCCTATTCACCAAATACCGTAGGCTCTATAGAAGAATTTAATAAATATTATCCGGGAGATGAATTTGTTGATGTTTTAGGAATAGATATTTACAACCATAGTGGAGATGAAGCCTTTACGGAAAGCCTTAAGCAAAATCTGGAAATTTTAAAGAACAAAGCAACTGCCAGCAATAAACCCTATGCACTTACCGAAAGCGGAAACAATAAATTTGGGATGAATGCCGAATGGTGGACCGAAGCGCTTTACCCCGGAATTAAAGATTCCGGTATTGCGTGGGTATTGGTATGGCGTAATGCCCGGCCAGATCATTATTTTGCTTCCTATAAAGGCGATGTTGCAGAGGAAGATTTTAAAGCATTCGAAGCCCTGGAGGAAATACTTTTTTTAAAAGAAATCAGCAAAATTAACTACTAACCAATTTCAATTTATGCTACAAGGCCTGGATATACTTATTATCTTACTTTACCTTACCGGAACTATTTTAATAGGCCTTGCGCTTAGAAAAAAAGCCCAAAAAAGTAAAGATGATTACCTAATGGGAGGCAAAAACCTTCCCTGGTATATGATGGGTCTTTCCAATGCCTCGGGTATGTTTGACATTTCCGGAACAATGTGGCTTGTAACATTAACTTTTGTTTATGGCTTTAAAAGTATCTGGATTCCCTGGCTTTGGCCGGTTTTTAACCAGGTGTTTCTTATGGTTTATCTGTCGGCCTGGCTTAGAAGGTCTAATGTAACCACTGGAGCAGAGTGGATCTTGTTTAGATTTGATAGCGGGCGCGGTGGCCGCTGGTCTCACGCCATAATAGTGGTTTTCGCCATTTTAAGTTGTCTTGGTTTCCTGGCCTACGGCTTTATTGGGTTGGGTAAATTTGTAGAAATATTTATTCCCTGGGATATTGTTTCCGTTTATATCCCTTTTGACGTTCCTCCTTCTTACTTGCCTCATTTCTACGGAATAATCTTTACGCTTTTTGCCGTGTTTTATTCGGTATTGGGTGGAATGTCTGGTATTGTCTGGACAGATGTACTTCAATATGGAATTATGACCATTTCTTCTATTGCCATCGCGGTAATTGCCTGGCAGGCTATGGGAGAAAACACACTTAATGTGCCAGATGGCTGGATGAATCCATTCTTCGATTGGGAGCTAAATATGGACTGGTCTGGAATTATAAGCGATGTTAATACCAAAATCGCTTCAGATGGATATTCCCTTTTCGGAATCTTCTTTATGCTCATGGTTTTTAAAGGTATTCTCTCCAGTATTGCAGGCCCCGCCCCAAATTATGACATGCAGAAAATCCTTTCTACAAAATCCCCTTTGGAAGCTGCAAAAATGAGTGCGTTTTCTATAGCTGCGCTTATACCTACCCGTTATCTTATGGTGGGAGGATTTTCAATTTTAGGAATACTCTTTTATGAAGATCTAAAACTGAGTACAGCGGGAGTTATAGACTTTGAAAAAGTTTTGCCCGCTGCCATAGAACAATTTGTGCCGGTAGGATTACTCGGCTTGTTGCTTGCCGGTTTACTTGCTGCATTTATGTCAACATTTGCAGGTACTTTAAATGCTGCCCAGGCCTATATTGTTAATGATATTTACTTAAAATATAAAAATCCGCTTGCTACATCTTCTAAAATTAAGTTGATGAACTACAGTAGCGGTATAGTGGTGGTTTTAATAAGTATTGTGCTTGGCTTTTTTGTACAGGATGTAAATTCAATTCTGCAATGGATCGTTTCCGCGCTTTACGGAAGTTATGTAGTATCCAATGTTTTAAAATGGCACTGGTGGCGCTTCAATGGAGAAGGATATTTCTGGGGGATGCTTTCAGGAATAATCCCGGCCCTTATTTTCCCGATTTTTACAGATACACTGGATCTATACTATTTCCCTATCATCCTTTTAATATCAATTGCCGGAAGTATTATAGGAACTTATTCTGCCCCGCCAACCAATAGAGCTTTGCTCAAAGATTTTTATAAGAATACAAGGCCCTGGGGTTTTTGGGGACCCATACACCGCGAAATTACCGCTGAAGATCCAAATTTCACCAGAAATAACGGGTTTAGCCGTGACATGATCAATATAGTCGTGGGAACCCTTGGCCAAACTTTACTGGTTGTCATTCCTTTATACCTCATTCTGCATGAAACCCTACCCATGCTGGTGTGTATTGCAATATTAATTGTTTGTATCATTTTTCTTAAAAAGAACTGGTGGGATTATATCAAAAAAGAACCAAACATTACCAATAAATAAGATCGTCTTATGGACACAAAAAACCAAACCCGAAAAATTCCCGGATACGATAAAATTAGGCAGAAACATACAGAATTGCTCGAAACCCCTAATATGCCGGTAGCAGATTCCAATGGAGTATTTATAAGATATCAAAATCCTGTATTAACAGGAGCTCATGCCCCTTTAGAATGGCGGTATGATTTTGATACAAATACCAATCCCTTTGGAATGGAGCGAATAGGAATTAACTCCACATTTAATCCCGGTGCCATTAAATGGAAAGGAAAATATCTTTTAGCTGTTAGGGTAGAAGGTAACGACCGTAAATCTTTCTTTGCCATAGCCGAAAGTCCTAACGGCTTAGATAATTTCAAATTCTGGGAAAAACCTATAGAATTACCCCAGACTGAAATTCCGGATACGAACGTTTATGATATGCGTTTAACACAGCACGAAGACGGTTGGGTTTACGGTATTTTCTGTACGGAAAGAAAAGATACCAAAGCGCCCCAGGATACGACTGCGGCAGTAGCAAATGCAGGAATAGTGAGAACAAAAGACCTTATTAACTGGGAAAGACTGCCAGATCTTATTTCAAATTCAGGACAGCAACGTAACGTAGTGCTTCATCCTGAATTTGTAAATGGAAAATACGCCATGTACACTCGCCCACAAGATGGTTTTATTGAGGTGGGAAAAGGAGGCGGAATTGGTTTAGGCTATATAAGCGATATGGAAAATCCGGTTTTGGAAGATGAAAAAATCATTAATCAAAAGGCCTACCATACGATTTACGAAATGAAAAATGGTTTGGGTCCAGCACCGATTAAAACGAAAAAAGGTTGGTTGC contains the following coding sequences:
- a CDS encoding glycosidase, yielding MDTKNQTRKIPGYDKIRQKHTELLETPNMPVADSNGVFIRYQNPVLTGAHAPLEWRYDFDTNTNPFGMERIGINSTFNPGAIKWKGKYLLAVRVEGNDRKSFFAIAESPNGLDNFKFWEKPIELPQTEIPDTNVYDMRLTQHEDGWVYGIFCTERKDTKAPQDTTAAVANAGIVRTKDLINWERLPDLISNSGQQRNVVLHPEFVNGKYAMYTRPQDGFIEVGKGGGIGLGYISDMENPVLEDEKIINQKAYHTIYEMKNGLGPAPIKTKKGWLHLAHGVRNTAGGLRYTLYLFMTDLHQIDKVIYQPAGYFMAPNYEETVGDVPNVLFGNGWITDDDGKVFIYYASSDTRSHVAVSSVEKLLDYVINTRQDKYTSEESVKAILQQVEKNKLITEK